One Artemia franciscana chromosome 15, ASM3288406v1, whole genome shotgun sequence genomic window carries:
- the LOC136036619 gene encoding putative ankyrin repeat protein RF_0381, whose amino-acid sequence MPFNRVSRTSNMINTLLTDMKKEDTKLNIIQKLLSNGTDPNLKDSEEKTALHYAAEKGTLDICQLLLSNGGNPNLKDSEEKTALHYASEKGILGIYQLLLSNGANPNLMDSEGETALHYAVKKGTLDICQLLLSNGADPNIKGDWYNTTTFHYAAERGTLNICQLLLSNGADPNVKYGYCYEPILHYFAKKGTYDICQMLLKNGSDPHCKNSYDETALHYAAAYGALDICLLLLSNGADPNIRDGILKYTALHCAVVKGALDICLLLLKNGADPNCKNSYDETALDHAARIGALDICLLLLSNRADPNARALIIVLEIYDNRVSCFPIAKHFLETDTVYYSLITRIDDKIQYKKRLDEILNYTGKLPAKKKWFWRLVRLASNDSDSLKSMSRDIIRKHLDYDHRAKSLQSINIHETLKQFVCRF is encoded by the coding sequence ATGCCGTTTAACAGAGTTTCAAGAACATCAAATATGATAAACACCTTATTAACAGacatgaaaaaagaagacacaaAACTGAACATAATCCAAAAGCTGCTAAGTAATGGGACAGACCCCAATCTGAAAGATAGTGAGGAAAAAACAGCTTTGCATTATGCTGCAGAAAAAGGTACACTTGATATTTGTCAGCTGCTGCTAAGCAATGGGGGAAACCCGAATCTAAAGGATAGTGAGGAAAAAACAGCTTTGCATTATGCTTCTGAAAAGGGCATATTGGGTATTTATCAGCTGCTGCTAAGCAATGGGGCAAACCCGAATCTGATGGATAGTGAGGGAGAAACAGCTTTGCATTATGCTGTTAAAAAAGGTACACTTGATATTTGTCAGCTGCTCTTGAGCAATGGAGCCGACCCTAATATAAAAGGTGACTGGTACAACACAACAACTTTTCATTATGCTGCTGAAAGAGGTACACTCAATATTTGTCAACTGCTGCTGAGCAATGGAGCCGACCCAAATGTGAAATACGGGTACTGCTACGAAccaattttacattattttgctaaaaaagGCACATATGATATTTGTCAAATGCTGCTGAAAAACGGAAGCGACCCTCACTGTAAAAACTCTTATGACGAAACAGCTTTACATTATGCAGCTGCTTATGGCGCACTGGATATTTGTCTCCTGCTATTGAGCAATGGAGCCGACCCAAATATAAGAGATGGCATTCTAAAATACACAGCTTTACATTGTGCTGTTGTTAAAGGTGCACTGGATATTTGTCTTCTGCTATTGAAAAATGGAGCTGACCCTAACTGTAAAAACTCTTATGACGAAACAGCTTTAGATCATGCAGCTCGTATAGGCGCACTGGATATTTGTCTCCTGCTATTGAGCAATAGAGCCGATCCAAACGCAAGAGCCTTGATAATTGTGTTAGAAATTTACGATAATCGCGTTAGCTGTTTTCCCATAGCCAAACATTTTTTAGAAACTGACACAGTTTATTATTCACTTATAACACGAATAGATGataaaatacaatacaaaaaaagactcgatgaaatattaaattatactgGAAAACTACCTGCAAAGAAAAAATGGTTTTGGAGACTAGTGAGACTTGCCTCCAATGACTCTGACTCACTCAAATCAATGTCCCGGGATATAATTAGAAAGCATTTAGATTATGATCATAGAGCCAAAAGTCTTCAAAGTATAAACATACACGAAACTCTGAAACAATTTGTTTGTCGATTTTAA